The following proteins are encoded in a genomic region of Alistipes shahii WAL 8301:
- a CDS encoding YgiQ family radical SAM protein: MFLPTTIKEVRERGWDQLDVILFSGDAYIDHPAFGAAVVGRLLEAEGYRVAIVPQPNWRDDLRDFRKLGAPRLFFGISGGSMDSMVNHYTANLRLRHDDAYTPGGKAGFRPDRAVTVYSQILKRLYPHVPVVIGGIEASLRRLTHYDYWSDALKPSILAESGADLLIYGMGERVVQQVARAMRNGYNAKLLRKIRQVAFLSDESYVARLDPAATIRLRSYEECLADKTAFGENFTVIETQSNLMEPTATLVEAVGDRCVVVTPANTTLTTEELDHSFDLPYERAPHPRYAGKGDIPAWEMIRHSVNIHRGCFGGCSFCTISAHQGKFINSRSERSILAEVEHVVKSPGFKGYLSDVGAPSANMYRMGGRDRELCRKCRRASCLHPKMCPNLDNDHRPLLALYEKIRAVKGVKKAFIGSGIRYDLFDRSPYLETVLKHHTSGRLKVAPEHTEDNVLHLMRKPPFALFERLTADFHRICSQEHLPYQLIPYFISSHPGCTERDMQSLAGKVLGKLHFNLEQVQDLTPTPMTLSSVMFYTGENPYTHEKVYVARSQDEKRRQKAYFFGEKPAMGQPGAGHPARGKETRGKSGPGFRPGRKFTKKG, encoded by the coding sequence TTGTTTTTACCTACGACCATCAAGGAGGTCCGCGAACGCGGATGGGATCAGTTGGACGTGATCCTCTTCTCGGGCGACGCCTACATCGACCACCCGGCTTTCGGGGCGGCCGTCGTGGGACGCCTGCTCGAAGCCGAGGGCTACCGCGTGGCGATCGTTCCCCAGCCCAACTGGCGCGACGACCTGCGCGACTTCCGCAAACTGGGCGCTCCGCGCCTGTTTTTCGGCATTTCGGGCGGCTCGATGGACTCGATGGTCAACCATTACACCGCCAACCTCCGCCTGCGCCACGACGACGCCTACACGCCCGGCGGCAAGGCGGGATTCCGCCCCGATCGTGCCGTGACGGTCTATTCGCAGATCCTCAAGCGCCTCTACCCCCACGTTCCGGTGGTCATCGGGGGCATCGAAGCCTCGCTGCGCCGCCTGACCCACTACGACTACTGGAGCGACGCGCTGAAACCCTCCATCCTGGCCGAATCGGGCGCCGACCTGCTGATCTACGGCATGGGCGAACGGGTCGTGCAGCAGGTGGCCCGGGCGATGCGCAACGGCTATAACGCCAAACTGCTGCGCAAAATCCGGCAGGTGGCGTTCCTCTCCGACGAAAGCTACGTCGCGCGGCTCGACCCCGCCGCGACGATCCGCCTCCGCAGCTACGAGGAGTGTCTGGCCGACAAGACCGCCTTCGGCGAGAACTTCACCGTCATCGAGACCCAGAGCAACCTGATGGAACCCACTGCGACACTCGTGGAGGCTGTCGGCGACCGGTGCGTGGTCGTGACGCCCGCCAACACGACGCTCACGACCGAGGAACTCGACCACTCGTTCGATCTCCCCTACGAGCGCGCCCCGCATCCGCGTTACGCGGGCAAGGGCGACATTCCGGCCTGGGAGATGATCCGCCATTCGGTCAACATCCACCGCGGCTGCTTCGGCGGCTGCTCGTTCTGCACCATTTCGGCGCATCAGGGCAAGTTCATCAATTCGCGCAGCGAGCGGTCGATCCTCGCCGAAGTGGAGCATGTGGTGAAATCGCCCGGTTTCAAGGGCTATCTCTCGGATGTCGGCGCACCCTCGGCCAACATGTACCGCATGGGCGGCCGCGACAGGGAGCTGTGCCGCAAGTGCCGCCGGGCGTCGTGCCTCCACCCGAAGATGTGCCCCAATCTCGACAACGACCACCGGCCGCTGTTGGCCCTGTATGAAAAAATCCGGGCCGTCAAGGGCGTCAAGAAGGCCTTTATCGGCAGCGGCATCCGCTACGACCTGTTCGACCGCTCGCCCTATCTGGAGACTGTGCTGAAGCATCACACCTCGGGACGGCTTAAAGTGGCGCCCGAACACACCGAGGACAACGTGCTGCACCTGATGCGCAAACCGCCGTTCGCGCTCTTCGAGCGGCTGACCGCCGACTTCCATCGCATTTGCAGTCAGGAACATCTGCCCTATCAGCTGATCCCTTACTTCATCTCCTCGCACCCGGGATGCACCGAGCGGGACATGCAGTCGCTGGCCGGAAAGGTGTTGGGAAAGCTGCATTTCAATCTGGAGCAGGTGCAGGACCTCACGCCCACGCCGATGACCCTCTCGTCGGTGATGTTCTACACGGGAGAAAACCCCTACACGCACGAGAAAGTCTATGTCGCCCGCTCGCAGGACGAGAAGCGGCGGCAAAAGGCGTATTTCTTCGGCGAAAAGCCGGCCATGGGGCAACCGGGCGCAGGCCATCCCGCACGCGGGAAAGAGACCCGCGGAAAGAGCGGCCCGGGATTCCGGCCGGGACGGAAATTCACGAAAAAAGGCTGA
- a CDS encoding RluA family pseudouridine synthase → MTDRHPTDDPELDAVPADAEDEEEAGLYEHFAVTADKGQTPMRLDKFLTVRMEHCSRNRIQAAADSGNILVNGKAAKSSYKVKPLDRIQIVMPYPRREVELVAEDIPLDIPYEDQWLLLVDKPAGLVVHPGVGNYSGTLVNALMHHLNKQGIPAEEQNRAGLVHRIDKNTSGLLVIAKDEQTHARLAKQFFDHTIQRRYVALVWGNFDEDEGTITGNIGRSPKDRQKMFVFADGSDGKHAVTHWKVLKRYGYVTLVECRLETGRTHQIRVHMAWIGHPLFNDERYGGDRILKGTTFAKYRQFIENCFAVMPRHALHARLLGFEHPATHENVLFESPLPADFQSLLTKWNIYTSAAKETKEN, encoded by the coding sequence ATGACCGACAGACACCCCACCGACGATCCGGAGCTGGACGCCGTTCCGGCAGATGCGGAGGACGAAGAAGAAGCGGGCCTCTACGAACACTTTGCGGTGACGGCCGACAAGGGCCAGACCCCCATGCGACTGGACAAGTTCCTGACCGTGAGGATGGAGCACTGCTCGCGCAACCGCATTCAGGCGGCGGCCGACAGCGGGAACATCCTCGTCAACGGCAAGGCGGCCAAGTCGAGCTACAAGGTCAAGCCGCTCGACCGCATCCAGATCGTGATGCCCTACCCGCGGCGCGAGGTGGAGCTCGTCGCCGAGGACATTCCGCTCGACATCCCCTACGAGGACCAATGGCTGCTGCTCGTGGACAAACCGGCCGGACTGGTCGTGCACCCGGGGGTGGGCAATTACAGCGGCACGCTGGTCAATGCGCTGATGCACCACCTCAACAAGCAGGGAATCCCGGCCGAAGAACAGAACCGCGCGGGACTGGTGCACCGCATCGACAAGAACACCTCGGGGCTGCTGGTGATCGCCAAGGACGAGCAGACCCACGCGCGGCTGGCCAAACAGTTCTTCGACCACACGATCCAGCGCCGCTACGTGGCTCTGGTGTGGGGCAATTTCGACGAGGACGAGGGGACCATCACGGGCAACATCGGCCGCAGTCCCAAGGATCGGCAGAAGATGTTCGTCTTCGCCGACGGGTCCGACGGCAAGCACGCCGTGACGCACTGGAAGGTGCTGAAACGCTATGGTTACGTAACCCTCGTGGAGTGCCGTCTCGAAACGGGGCGCACCCACCAGATCCGCGTCCACATGGCGTGGATCGGGCACCCGCTGTTCAACGACGAACGCTACGGCGGCGACCGCATCCTCAAGGGCACGACCTTCGCCAAATACCGGCAGTTCATCGAAAACTGCTTCGCGGTGATGCCGCGCCACGCGCTGCACGCCCGCCTGCTGGGCTTCGAACACCCCGCAACGCACGAAAACGTGCTGTTCGAAAGCCCGCTTCCGGCCGATTTCCAGTCCCTGCTGACAAAATGGAATATTTACACTTCAGCGGCAAAAGAAACCAAAGAAAATTAA
- a CDS encoding PASTA domain-containing protein has product MEKPQNYLSRLRRHPLLWNLALIAAIILAMAVAAHILMQLGTRHGARRTVPDLSGVQLDQAQRIARKHDLQLHINDSLFVPAYEGGIVLDQLPEGGVEVKPGRTVYITINSFRQKMVPVPYVAGRSLRQAKNMLEIAGLEIAELVYRADMATNYVLEEYCEGKPVTPTTRMEAEMGSGVTLYVGVEEGYGTTIVPRLVGLPLAQAKGRLWELGLNVGRVDFDEGVNLLNQKDTRVYIQTPGAERSAALGSKVDLRLTLDEKKLARYRAEAEKQAAVAAEERRAEEQQRADSLARTVLEEASAEPAEERPANNNEGFFD; this is encoded by the coding sequence ATGGAGAAACCCCAGAATTACCTGTCCCGGCTCCGGCGGCATCCGCTGCTGTGGAACCTCGCGCTGATCGCGGCGATCATCCTCGCGATGGCCGTCGCCGCGCACATCCTCATGCAACTGGGCACACGCCACGGCGCGCGGCGCACCGTGCCCGACCTCTCGGGCGTTCAGCTCGACCAAGCTCAACGCATCGCCCGCAAGCACGACCTGCAACTGCACATCAACGACTCGCTGTTCGTCCCCGCCTACGAAGGGGGCATCGTCCTCGACCAGCTGCCCGAAGGGGGCGTCGAGGTGAAACCCGGACGCACGGTCTACATCACGATCAACTCCTTCCGTCAGAAGATGGTCCCCGTGCCCTACGTGGCCGGGCGTTCGCTGCGGCAGGCCAAGAACATGCTCGAAATCGCCGGACTGGAGATCGCCGAGCTGGTCTACCGCGCCGACATGGCCACGAACTACGTGCTGGAGGAGTACTGCGAAGGCAAACCCGTGACCCCCACGACCCGCATGGAGGCCGAAATGGGTTCCGGCGTGACGCTCTACGTGGGCGTCGAAGAGGGCTACGGCACGACGATCGTGCCGCGGCTGGTGGGGCTGCCGCTGGCGCAGGCCAAGGGCCGCCTCTGGGAACTGGGCCTCAACGTCGGGCGCGTGGACTTCGACGAAGGGGTCAACCTGCTCAACCAGAAGGACACGCGCGTCTACATCCAGACGCCGGGCGCCGAGCGCAGCGCAGCGCTGGGGTCGAAGGTCGACCTGCGGCTGACGCTCGACGAGAAGAAACTCGCCCGCTACCGGGCCGAGGCCGAGAAGCAGGCGGCCGTCGCCGCCGAGGAACGCCGGGCCGAGGAGCAGCAGCGGGCCGACTCGCTCGCCCGGACGGTCCTGGAGGAGGCTTCGGCGGAACCCGCCGAGGAGCGGCCCGCAAACAATAACGAGGGATTTTTCGACTGA
- a CDS encoding LptF/LptG family permease codes for MKMRFPGFKILDRYILGKFLSTYFFAIAMIIVIVVVFDYVEKIDDFTELHAPLKSVILDYYLNFIPYFINQFSGLFTFIACIFFTSKMAYQTEIVAMLSGGMSFRRLMWPYFLGALIIASLSLTLNLWLIPISQRHIVAFEQQYIKRKQNTKYDRHIYRQIEPGIFAYIRGYNDGARQASFFVLERYESGTMTHSLEASDAKFNPETKRWTAPRYTKREFDSAGTETFEQFRNLDTLINLEATELGEINDLIQTMNISELNAFLDQQRAKGSDSINLIEVEKHARYAYPLSTFILTLIGVSLSSRKVRGGTGLHIGIGTGLCFSYILFNRFFEEFAKSGTLPPGLAVWLPNIIYLGIAVYLYRKAPK; via the coding sequence ATGAAAATGCGTTTTCCGGGGTTCAAGATTCTGGACCGTTACATACTGGGCAAGTTCCTGTCGACCTATTTCTTCGCCATCGCCATGATCATCGTGATCGTGGTGGTCTTCGACTACGTGGAGAAGATCGACGACTTCACGGAGCTGCACGCACCCCTGAAATCGGTCATCCTCGACTACTACCTCAACTTCATCCCCTACTTCATCAACCAGTTCAGCGGCCTGTTCACCTTCATCGCCTGCATCTTCTTCACCTCGAAGATGGCCTACCAGACCGAGATCGTGGCCATGCTCTCGGGCGGCATGTCGTTCCGCCGGCTGATGTGGCCCTACTTCCTCGGGGCGCTGATCATCGCCTCGCTGTCGCTGACGCTCAACCTCTGGCTGATCCCCATTTCGCAGCGGCACATCGTCGCCTTCGAGCAGCAATACATCAAACGCAAGCAGAACACCAAATACGACCGACACATCTACCGCCAGATCGAGCCGGGCATCTTCGCCTACATCCGCGGCTACAACGACGGCGCCCGCCAGGCCTCGTTCTTCGTGCTGGAACGCTACGAAAGCGGCACGATGACCCACTCGCTCGAAGCCTCGGACGCCAAGTTCAACCCCGAGACCAAACGCTGGACCGCCCCGCGCTACACCAAACGGGAGTTCGACTCCGCGGGCACGGAGACCTTCGAGCAGTTCCGCAACCTCGACACGCTGATCAACCTCGAAGCCACCGAGCTGGGCGAGATCAACGACCTGATCCAGACCATGAACATCTCGGAGCTGAACGCCTTCCTGGACCAGCAGCGGGCCAAAGGCTCCGACTCGATCAACCTCATCGAGGTCGAGAAGCACGCGCGCTACGCCTATCCGCTTTCGACGTTCATCCTGACGCTGATCGGCGTGTCGTTGTCCTCGCGCAAGGTCCGCGGCGGCACCGGCCTGCACATCGGCATCGGCACGGGACTCTGCTTCTCATACATCCTTTTCAACCGCTTCTTCGAGGAGTTCGCCAAAAGCGGAACCCTCCCGCCCGGGCTGGCCGTGTGGCTGCCCAATATCATTTACCTCGGCATCGCCGTCTACCTTTACCGGAAGGCCCCGAAATAA
- the tgt gene encoding tRNA guanosine(34) transglycosylase Tgt, with the protein MKFTLQHKDPSSHARAGELHTDHGVIRTPIFMPVGTAATVKGIFHRDVRDEARAQIILANTYHLYLRPGMEILERAGGVHRFSTWEGPMLTDSGGFQVFSLAACRKLKEEGCHFRSHIDGSKHLFTPESVIDTERTIGADIMMAFDECPPGDAPREYAAKSLGLTERWLDRCFNQYHRTSPKYGHYQALFPIVQGCTYPDLRARAAENVKQYDADGYAIGGLAVGEPTEVMYEMIEVVNAILPEDRPRYLMGVGTPVNILEGIERGVDMFDCVMPTRNGRNGQLFTAEGVINIRNKKWEDDFSPVDPAGTAFVDRLYSKAYLHHLCVCGEMLAAEIASLHNIAFYLRLVGAAREHILAGDFRAWKEGMVEKLTRRL; encoded by the coding sequence ATGAAATTCACCCTGCAACATAAAGACCCTTCGTCGCACGCCCGCGCGGGCGAACTGCATACGGATCACGGCGTCATCCGCACCCCGATCTTCATGCCCGTGGGCACGGCCGCGACGGTGAAGGGCATTTTCCACCGCGACGTGCGCGACGAAGCCCGCGCGCAGATCATCCTGGCAAACACCTATCACCTCTACCTGCGCCCCGGCATGGAGATCCTCGAACGCGCCGGCGGCGTGCACCGCTTCTCGACCTGGGAAGGCCCGATGCTCACCGACAGCGGCGGCTTTCAGGTCTTTTCGCTGGCCGCGTGCCGCAAGCTGAAAGAGGAGGGATGCCATTTCCGGTCGCACATCGACGGCTCGAAGCACCTCTTCACGCCCGAAAGCGTCATCGACACCGAGCGCACGATCGGAGCCGACATTATGATGGCCTTCGACGAATGCCCCCCGGGCGACGCCCCGCGCGAATACGCCGCCAAGTCGCTCGGCCTCACGGAGCGGTGGCTCGACCGGTGTTTCAACCAGTATCACCGGACCAGTCCCAAATACGGCCATTACCAGGCGCTGTTCCCCATCGTGCAGGGATGCACCTACCCGGACCTGCGCGCCCGGGCCGCGGAGAACGTGAAGCAGTACGACGCCGACGGTTACGCCATCGGCGGACTGGCCGTGGGCGAACCGACGGAGGTCATGTACGAGATGATCGAAGTGGTCAACGCCATACTGCCGGAGGACCGTCCGCGTTATCTGATGGGCGTAGGCACGCCGGTGAACATCCTCGAAGGCATCGAGCGCGGGGTGGACATGTTCGACTGCGTGATGCCGACGCGCAACGGCCGCAACGGGCAGCTCTTCACGGCCGAGGGCGTCATCAACATCCGCAACAAGAAGTGGGAGGACGACTTCTCGCCCGTCGACCCCGCGGGCACGGCCTTCGTCGACCGGCTCTACTCGAAGGCCTACCTGCACCACCTCTGCGTCTGCGGCGAGATGCTCGCTGCCGAGATCGCCTCGCTGCACAACATCGCCTTCTACCTGCGGCTCGTGGGGGCGGCGCGCGAGCACATCCTCGCCGGGGACTTCAGGGCGTGGAAGGAGGGAATGGTCGAAAAACTGACACGAAGACTGTAA
- a CDS encoding glycosyltransferase, giving the protein MQLFEQILSCYGWEGAALAGATLLMLGVQLYYYIFVYGRIPGYKNNRRPQTMDREPPVSVVVPLFSEDYSFVEERLPLILAQNYPDFEVVIVYVGHDSDFYEDLVRLKQSFPQITTTKIHLDPRFPISRKMALNVGIKSAHYECMVFTSTDAVPQTDRWLSLMAKGFMRGEIVVGYCGVERGKGFSNYMMRAWRMMHSADWIARAVQRRAYRGTLHNYGFTKSLYFGANGFSHLNMNIGEDDLFMQRVMTRDNVSVILSPRASLREKMWGGMGWWMSQLRYFGSAFRFYPRAVKTFVRWEIGSRVLFFATVVCALAVMPPEYKLAALLLAVIRYVVVAFEVRRIARRLGEGGIAGRYFIYDLLGPLWAAALGAMLLRRDNRVWR; this is encoded by the coding sequence ATGCAACTCTTCGAACAAATTCTGTCATGCTACGGCTGGGAGGGTGCGGCCCTCGCGGGGGCGACGCTCCTGATGCTCGGCGTGCAGTTGTACTACTATATTTTCGTCTACGGCCGCATTCCCGGCTACAAGAACAACCGCCGTCCGCAGACGATGGACCGCGAGCCGCCCGTGTCGGTGGTGGTACCCCTCTTTTCGGAGGACTATTCGTTCGTCGAGGAGCGCCTGCCGCTGATCCTGGCCCAGAACTACCCCGATTTCGAGGTGGTGATCGTCTACGTGGGCCACGACTCCGATTTTTACGAGGACCTCGTGCGGCTGAAACAGTCGTTTCCGCAGATCACGACCACCAAGATCCACCTCGACCCCCGTTTCCCGATTTCGCGTAAGATGGCGCTCAACGTGGGCATCAAGTCGGCCCACTACGAGTGCATGGTCTTCACCTCGACCGATGCCGTGCCGCAGACCGACCGCTGGCTGTCGCTGATGGCCAAGGGGTTCATGCGCGGCGAAATCGTTGTGGGCTACTGCGGCGTGGAGCGCGGAAAGGGCTTTTCGAACTACATGATGCGCGCCTGGCGGATGATGCACTCGGCCGACTGGATCGCCCGGGCCGTGCAGCGCCGCGCCTACCGCGGGACGCTCCACAACTACGGCTTCACCAAGAGCCTCTATTTCGGGGCCAACGGCTTCAGCCACCTCAATATGAACATCGGCGAGGACGACCTGTTCATGCAGCGGGTCATGACGCGCGACAACGTGAGCGTGATCCTCTCGCCCCGCGCCTCGCTGCGCGAAAAAATGTGGGGCGGCATGGGCTGGTGGATGAGCCAGCTGCGTTATTTCGGCTCGGCCTTCCGCTTCTATCCCCGCGCGGTGAAGACCTTCGTCCGCTGGGAGATCGGTTCGCGCGTGCTCTTTTTCGCCACGGTGGTCTGCGCCCTTGCGGTCATGCCTCCCGAGTACAAGCTCGCCGCGCTGCTGCTCGCCGTCATCCGTTATGTCGTCGTGGCGTTCGAAGTGCGCCGCATCGCGCGGCGGCTGGGCGAGGGCGGCATTGCAGGGCGTTACT